The Patescibacteria group bacterium sequence GGAAAAAGTTCTTGGAAGTAAATTCTTGGCGGCAGAAGTGGGATAATCACGGTATTCTCTCTGTTCAATTGGACTTTCTCTTTTATTGCCAACATCGTATCAAATAATCTTAAGAGATTAAGATAGGTCATCTCACTGATGCCACTTTTCTGTTTGAGTAAGTAATTTTCATACCAGTCATCAAATCCTTCTGAGACAGTAAGGAGAAAATAATCTATTGATGTGATTTCTAAATGTTGAAGCGGTTTTAATTCAGAAGGTATATCCTGTATTTGAATAATTTTTTCGTCATCTTGGAGTTTTAATAAGAAGTCGTGTATTTCCTGAAGTATTATTTGTTTAAGTTTATTGTCGGTTTTTGCATAAAGTTTAATGGGATGTCTTTTACGAGCAATTTTGCGGGCTTCATTTATTGTTTCAGGATTATATTAAGTTTTTCTTCGTATGTCATAGGTCATTACTTTTTCAATCTTATTTATCATATTTTATCAATTTTTGGTAAAATAGTCTTGATATAACTATGTTTCAAAAATTAAAATCTTCAACATTACTTTCAAAAATAAATGTTATTAGCTCTTACTTTTGGTTTATAAGCACGGTCTTTTTTATTACGATTATTTTCCTGTCTACAAAGGGCTTTACTATTGACCCCTGTTATGGTAAGGGTTGCTCCGAACACCATTATTTGTTACCTATGCTTTCTTCATTTTTTGCGGGGTTGTTCTTCTTTGGGTTAACTGTATTTATGGGATTTTTGAGAGTTTTATTAAAAGCTGAAAAATGGAAACCCCCTATAAATCTTGGTTCTTGGAAGATTGGATTTGCAACATTTTTAGTGGTGTTTATTTCTAGTGTTTATGTCGTCGCTTTATTTAGAGGGAGTGCTGTTAGATGGGGTGGAAGTTATACAGGACAAGATTTATTTAATGCCGTCAATCAACATAGAAAATCACTAGGCTTAAAGGAAGTAAAGTTAAGTGAGGGTTTATGTGATAATCTTGTGTCTCGTTGGCAAGCGGTAAAAGAAGGTCGACAACACGAAGGTTTTGATGATTGGATAAAACAAGAGGGTATTCAAACAAATTATGGTTATAAAGAACTTGTAGAGTTGTACATACAAGCTTTAACGCCCGCAGAAGCAATAACTTTTTGGTCTGGTAGTCCAGGTCACAGAATACAATTAGAAAACCCAAAGTGGATTGATGGTTGTGCTTATGCTAATGAGGGCTATGGTGTAGTGGTAATGGGCATAAAATAATCTTACAATACAGCAAAGGCAGGCTTGGGTTGGCTAATTCCTAAGTTTTCAAACGCAATTTTAAGGTCGTTTAGGCTTATATTAAACTCTAATCTATCGTTGCAGAATAAGTCTTTTAGGGGGAGCCAGAGTTGACGAGAGGCTAAATTGAATATATTGTCAAAGGGATTTATCCAGTTAAATCGGACTTTTTTACCTTTTAGTTCCAAGTTCTGAAGTGTTAAATTCAAAAGTAGCCGTTTTTCATACTTGTTCTTAGTAATCCTTCAATTTATTAATTTACCTAGAGTTTTTAGCACTTTTGTTTCTCTATTTTCTTCCTTTGGCAAGTAACCAATTAAACCGCTTTCTATGGCTTGATTACAAGCTATTGGAGCTTTTCTGCTTATTTTTAGAATTTCCGAACCAGGATTTCCTTGGAGGATTCTCATTTGATCATGCTCGCTCATTCTTTTTGAGGAAGGAAGTATATTTTGGTATGATTTACAAAACAAATAGCAGTAAAGCCAATTTCTCTCCAGATTGCTTCTAATTCGTCTACCCTCAAAATACTTGGTAAGCATACTTGGTAAGCACAAACCTTTTTTTATGTCTTTCAAGAGAGATTTTTCATTCTCATCCATTGGTTCTCTTTCTAGGAACATGTCGTTTAGTACCACTCTTCCTGATGATTTAAGAACCCGATAAATTTCTTCCATAACTGAGTTTGTCATAAGAGTGAACATAACTCTCACAAAAAATAACTAATCAAAAATTCCAGGAGGAAAAGCAGAATTATGATAATTGTTCAGTTACACCATATTATGGTGTAACTGAACATCTAACATTTTACGATCTAACCTTACGGTGCCACTTCTTGCCACTTCGCAATTCTACTCTTTGATAGTTTTTTAGGGGAAATTAACTAAAAAGTCTGGGCGAAACTCAAAATATTCAGCAGGATAGATAGCATTGTTTTCTTAAGATTATCAAAGAGACCATTAAACCAAGATTTATATAATCTCTATCATAAAATCTTTTGCCTCGGGAAAGGGAGCATATCGTGGTGACTGCAATGAGGACATTAACTCAATTGTTGGCAATAATGGGAATTTGTTTCTAATTCTTCGTCCTCTGCTTTCTTGTTGTCTACGTTTTGTTACATGTTCCCATGTGTTTCTTCCATCAATCATTCTTTCTTCAAATACATGCACCAATGGTTTAATAAGAACAGGATTATCAAAACCACCAGAAATCATTGATATACCCGTAGCATAACTTGGCATAAAGGCAGAAACTACTGCCTGTATTTCTGGATAATTGTTTTTTATGTGATTGAATGTAAGTGAAAACATGCTACTACTTGTATTTCCAGGAGCGCCAGGGCGACTATAAAGTCTAGTTAGGTCATAGCAATAACAAGGGTTATAGCCTTGTATCAATAAAACATTTTGTTTGTACGGACGATCAATCTTCTCCAATGCAAGAACTGAAAATGGTAAATCCTCCCCTACTATGTACAATCCGAAAGCAATATCAGCTCGGGGAGTATGAATATAATGTAAATCTTGATGGAATTGCTTTGCAAATTCTGGATTAATTTCTCGGAATGCAAGTGGCACTAGTCCGGCTGTCGCTGTTACACCTTCTTCCTGTACTGCAAAGATTGCGTTTCCTCTTTTTTGTATCACCCATCCAGGTTCAGCAAACATTCCTGTACGGGTCAATATTCTTTCAACTGGAAGTGAGCTATTTTGCAATCTTTGTTTGATGATTAGGTATTGTTCTTCAATCGTTGCAGCAAGTATCTTAGGATTTATCCTGAACTGTTGGATAAATTGTGCATCAAGATTCAAGATATTTCGCCAGTCAACATAAGCGCTATGATCCCGTAAGTAATTATTAAGTTGTGAGCCGTTAACAAAAACATCGGAAACTTCATAGGTTGTAAGGCGGAAAAGCGTTTGATATTTTAAATCTTGTGGATCACATAAAATATTATTTTTTTGGATATATTCGTCTACTGCAGCTGCAACCTGTTCTCGGGCATGTGACATTAGTGCATCTTTTGGCCAATTTACTAATCGGAACTTTGGAACCATAATGATTTCTCCCTTTGCTAAGGCGGTAGCTAATTCTCTACGCCTTCTTTCAATCTGTCCTTGTCTTACTACCTCTCTCAACACTCCAAAACGTATAGCTCCATGTTTCATTGTGGTAATTGCATGATCTGCCTTTTTCTTCATATTTACATTGTTAACAACGTTAATTCCTTGAAATAGTATTCTTGGCCCGTTAACAGGGATTTGAGTGGGATTGTTTTCTTCTATAGCCAATTGAGTTTCTTGCTTAGCAAAGTCTTTTATCCACTGAAGCACTTTTCCTAATACCATAGAATCTCCTTCTAATTGTTGAATATCAGTGGTGAGTTGATCCTCGTATCTAACAGAATCAGCAATAATATCTTGGTCAGTGCCATCTTGTAATCTTACATGTATTCGTAGTTCATTACCGTCACCTTTCTTAAATCTCATTCGTCCAAGTATTTCTTCTACCGTTTTCCCTCTTGCCTGTTTATTTTTTCTTCCAGCAGGCATTGGGATATGTTCTCTGCGCATAAGCCATGCCACCGCCCGAAGCACTTCATAAAATCGTACTGGAGTAAAACCTAAATCTCGGATCTGCTCAAATACATCTCGTAATTCTGGTTCTGTTAATCCATATGTGGTGAGTGATATATTAAATCTTCTCAATTGATCGAGCTTGGCTGATTTATCAAGTCTTCCAAAACTTTCACGAATTGGTTGATGAATAATTGGTGCTTCTTGTTTGCTCATAAAAACACTTCAAACCTAAGCTGAAGTGTGGTATAATTATAGGATAACAAGGTGTAAAAATCAATTTTAACTAGACTCATGTTTCGTAAACTATGAGGTATATAGAAAGATATAGACCAAAAGAAGGAGAAGGACATAATAAGATACTTGTTATAACTGGCGTTCCCGGATCAGGAAAAGATTTTCTTTTGTCGGAAGCAGTAAAACAAGGTATAATCCCTTCTTCAGTTAGGATGTTCAGCTTCGGAGAAGAATTATTTGCTTATTTAAAAACAATCCATCCACAGATACAGATAAGAGACGACGTTCGAACATTATTAACTCAAGATGATGTTTGGCAAGGGGTAATTGGAGTAATAGACAAATTAATACAAGCACAACCAGCAATACTTAATACCCATGTTGTTTATCGGCAAAGAGAAAGCCTTATTACAAATCCCAATGTTGATAAGAGAATGCACCCCGCAGGTTATTTATTCGTATGGAGTGAACCTAATCAAATAGCAGAATGGCGAGCACGCGACATATCGAGGGGGAGACCGCCTGAATCAATAGATGACATCGCATTGCATCAAGATATTGCATTGGAAGTTGTATCTGTGGTGGCAAGACATACAGGTGCATGTCTCAAAACTGTTTGGAATCGAACTGATAATGTTGCAGATAATTTAGCTCTAATACAGGAACGAGCAAGAGAACTCACCCCTTAATTTCCCACCATTTTTCAGTATAATATTACAATGAAGAAAATTTATTTTGTTACTACAAATCAGTATAAGTTCGAAAAATTCACTCAAGCGATTAGCATTCCAGGTATTGAAATTGAACAATTATCAGAAGAAACACCGGAAATACAAGCACCTAATAACCGTCAAATTGCAGAATTCTCGGCCTGGTTTACTGCTCAGAAAATTAATCTTCCTGTTATAACAGAAGATGTTGGCTTGTACATACAAACTTTAAGAGGTTTCCCCGGTCCATACCTTAATCAGATTGAAAAATGGATAGAGACAGATGGTTTCTTGCAGCTTCTACTTAACAAAAAAGATCGATCAGCATATTGGGAATACGCAATTTCCTACTGTGAACCTAGACAAACTCCTAAAACATTTTATACACATCAAAAGGGAAGCATAGCAAAAGAGGCAAAAGGAAACAGCGGTTGGTATATGGATAAAATTTTTATTCCAGAAGGACAAGTAAAAACTATTTCAGAATTATTAGATAACAGAGAGTATGTTAGAAATGATGACCATTATCTGCAATTAAAAGAATATTTATTAAAACTGGGAAAATAATCTTTCCTACTTCCCTACGTGTCATATTACGATACATTGTATAGAGAGGTTATGTTTTTGTTTTAGATATTCGGCTGGTGTCTGATAACCCGACTGTCTTAATCTTACCTTGAGGTTATAGTTTATCAATTAATCAGTTAGTTTCTCTTTAAGGTTCTTGACATCACCAAAGAGGTAGCATCTCTGAAGACCTTGGCTTTTATCTTACCGTTGAATCTCTCAACCATACCATTTGTCCCCGCCTGCGTCCTTCCGAATCGGAGGACTTCGAGGTGGGCAGGCAGGGGTGTCTGAATTTAATAGTTTCGTGTTTTATCTTTTCTTTCTGGCAGAGTTTATCAAAGGGATGAGTCTTCTTTGTTTTTTATTCTTGGGTAAGAAATTGTGTCAACCAAGAAACTCCAAACTTACGAGCTAAAACACTTATGGGTAGCAAGCCTTGACTGAATCTCCTTCCTTATGAGATAGTTAGCTCTGGCATTCTGGTGTAATCTCTGCAACATAGTTGTTAAGACATTATATCCTTAACAACGTATCGTAATCATACAGTTATTTATATTTTAAAATAATTTTTTATACAGTATCTTAATAAATAAAATATAGTGGAATCAGAGGTGGGATAATTTATGCGGTAGCATACATTCTCAAATCAGGGAGATGTAAATATGCTCATTTTGCTGTTGTATAATAGTTCTAACGCTGTTTACGATGTGGAGCCAGGCTTAACAAGAGGCTAAATTGGCTATCTTGTCAAAAGGATTTATCCAGTCATATCGGGCTATTTTGCCCTTTATCTATAAGTTCTGAAGTGTCATCTTCAAAAGTAGCCGTTTTTCGTGGACTTTAAGAAATCTCCAAGAGTTTCACTGTGTTTAAAATCAGGTTTTCAGTTATTTTTTTTAGTTTGAGAGTACTTTGGATAAATTTAATTAATTTTCAATTCAATATTCTCTTTCTAAAATCAGACAAAAGTTTTTAAGATTGAATGATGAGATCTAGGTAAAGTAATAGCGCTATAATAACTACCTTTTGTTATATAATATTATTTAATAGTATGTATGAAAGAAAAAGGATGGATAATAAATTATTTTCATCCCCTTTTGCAAATAAAGAAGACTTATGGAAAGAAGGATTAGATAATGTTCTTAAGAGATATTTATCTTTTCCTGAGAATAAGATAATAGAGACGGATTTTGCTTATAATGTAGTTTTTAATAATCCCCGAGCTCTGGATATTGTAAATGTAGAGAATGATGAGAGATATTTAATCTACCTATCAACAGAGTCAGATAAAACTTCATATGACATGCTTAGAACATCCAAGATACCTCTTTTAGGAGATAGACAAGAGACATATGGATTAACTGTTATCCGTATTCCTCTGCATACAAAAGGGCTTGGAAGTATAGTTTATCCTGAACAATATTTTACAGGGCAAAGATATTTAGGAGCTTTAGAAATTATGCGTGAATTAGGAAAATATATAGGTCAGATATATAACAGAACAAAACATGTCCCTAAAACTCTTGACTTAAAAAAATTTGCGATTGTAGGTGGTGAGACAGGATTAATTCGTATGGTTCCCCCATATGAATTATCAAGTGATTTTAATGAATTAAATTTTGTTAGTAGTCTTGCTCAAAGTTTAAAAGAATGCGATCCAGTAAATAGCGATAAGCACGATATTCATGTTCAGGTTTTTTACAGGAGTTTGAAAGATGTTATAAACAAAGATGTAAAATCTGAATAGAATATTTATTTGCATTACTGTTATATGTTAGAACTTTCGCGAAGTATTAATAATGAAAAAATTAAAACATATTATGACAATGAGAGCAATCAGCATCCGGTCAATACACTTAATCATTGGATTAAAGCTTTTAACAATTCTAGAAGGTCTGCGGTAAGTGTTGATGCATTAAGCTTCAGTAATAATTACGATCCTAATCACGCAATTGAAGAATTTTATTATCATCTGAGCAGCAGGCAAGGATTAGAGCTAATTATACCCCGATATCCAAATAGAAGAGAATTATTAAGTTTTTCTATGCTTGATGATTCTGATTTGTTAATAAGAGGCGGAAGTGCTCATGGCGTATTCTTTGTACAGGGCAATACTCAGGAGGTTAGAAGTGGCAAAATAAAGAAGTCTAAAATTGATTTAGCAGTTAAGCAATTTTCTGATCCTCAGAAGGCAATGCGTGAGTTTCTAATTACTTTAGTGGTTAGACAGCGCATGATAGATTTTGTGAAATACCTAAAGAATTATGGAGAAGTATCAATCAATGGTTGTCTTTTTACACCTATACAACCAATAGCTCTTTTTGTTGATAAAAAACAGGGATATCTCTTGACGCGAGCAAACAGAATGATTACATCCTTAGACCAAGAGCCATGGTCGCAATATTGGTCAGCAACAGATGAAGATAAAAAGCGAATACAGAATAGATTTGCTAAAATTTCTATGCTCCTTGCCAATTTACATAGTAATGGTATTTTTCATGGAGATGCACAGATTAAAAATTTTGTAGTTTCACCGCATGGATTTGTAGGAGCTATTGACTGGGAAGCTGCTTATTTGGCACCTGTGGATTTTGTGGAGATTCCTTCAGATATATTAATAGGGAAGGCAACATCAGACCTACAAATATTTTATAAATCTATTTCCGAAGATGATAAAAATTTGTCAAGATTAGAGTTAATAACGGGTAGTCAAGAACAAAAGTGGGAGTTGTTTAGTAATCTAGTTATCGATCCATACATGACTCAATGGCTGGAAATCAGTGAAAAACACAACTCTCATGGCAGCAAGAGTGAAGCGTTATTTAATTGGGAGAATTTTTATGAACAACTACAAAAAGAACTCAAGCGATATATTACAGCTAAGTAATCACCAAATAGGTTTAGTAATTTTAACAGGATTTATTAGAAATCACATCGAATTTTTGTCTTTTAGCTTCAAATTCAGAAGTGAGTTTTCAAAAAGAGTTGTTTTTCTTAGATTGTAGTGTAATTGATTATACGATAAACATCTCACTCTTTATTTGGGTGTTATAAAGTTAAATCAATATACTACTATACAATGAAGATTTTGCATTCTGAATCAATGAGATATATATTTAGAAAAAGGTAGCATTAGGACGAATTTCAATTTAAAACATATATTAGCATCTAAAATCCCTCTCACTAAGAGGGATTTTAGATAGTTAATTAGTAGACAACGTCTACTGTGCATTGCCTGGTTTGCCAATGAGAGTTCCGTTGATATCGATATTATCAAGGAAGGCATATCCTACTCCTTGATCAGTTCCCTCATCAAAGACAATGTCAATACTCTTTATGGTTGATCCTGGAAGAATAGGAGGGAATGCTGTCGCTGGATCATAGCGTCTTCGTTCCCAAGTATTTCCCTGTGGGTCAACCAATGCACTTATTGAGATAGGAGCAGGTGAATTACACCCAATAAAATGAAGAACATTATCATCTGTTACTACATTAAATCGAGGTGCGCCAGCTCCACAATGACCATCAGTTCTTACATCCCAACCTATTTCAGTTAATGTTATGCCTTCAACACCTTCCACCTTTGCACCCGATGCTGCATTTGTTACAGTTGTACCATTTTTGGTTAAATAAAGCGCATGATTTGATTTGCCTGCATCAGTCAGTCCCTGATGTGTTACCCACGCAGCAGAGACAATTCCTGTAGATCCAGGGTCAAACTCAAATGGTTTTGCTTTATAAAATTTTGTAGCAAATGTGGTGGATGTAAGAAGAGAGACAATAAGAAGTGAGGAAAGAATTATACTTATTAGTTTGATTTTATGCATTTTGTTTATCACCTCCTTTCATATTAAAGTTAGAAGATAGAGAGTTTATATACAATGAATATGAGAAGTATAAGGAAATTGCGTAACTACTTTGTAAGAGATTACGATAAATAATTTTATTAAGTGTGCTCATACACTAAAAATTTCATCTTCATCATTTGTTTCTCACATGCTTCTTTCTAATTTTTCATGATTTTATTCCTATTTCTTGATATGTTTTATTTTATTCTAATTCAATTAAAGGAGGTGAGTAAAAGTGAAAGATATTAAAAATGCGATTGATCATTTACGACTGCATCAAGCATTTCCTGCGACTCGTGAAGAATTGATAAAAGAATGCAAAAATCTATCTGATTTTTCTGAAGAAGATAAGTTGTGGTTTGAAGAGCATCTTCCCGCAGGAACATATAATTCTGTAGATGATGTAATCAAGGCATTAGGATGGAGTGAAGAGGCAGTGTTGCGAGCAATGTAAATTCTCTTCCTAAGGATTGGCAGATAGCATATATTTAAAGAATTTAGAGAGTTAAATCAATGGATTCTCTAGATGAATATGAGAAGTTAGCAAATGTTTGCTTAATGTAATTCTAAAGTTTAAAAAAATATTTTTGTTGGTAAGTGTAGCCAAGTTTTTCCGCGGATTTAAATATTAAGTTTTAGGCATCAAAAAATGATCGGAGTAAGAATAATTTTTTGATTTTAAGGTCATCTGTTTATCTTCCAGTAACTTCCAATTGAGGAGTACAAAAATACTTTTATTCATTGACATCATCTGTAGATTTTATCTAAACTACTAAGGTAGGATGAAATCGTCAAATAAAAAGCAGAAAAAGCGTTCCTCTCAACGTAAGCATAAACACTTAGTAACTTCTCAAAGTAGATCACGGATGATCTTTTTTTTGTTTGGTTTAAGTGTCGTTTTGGTGTTCACTTTTACAAAAATAATTCAAGACCAGCAAAGAATTCAGATTGCATCTGTTAAGAAAGCTGTTTTAGGCGAAGATGAAGATAAAAGAGGAGAAGAAAAAATTAGTGATGAGCAACAAAAGAATGAAGAAGAGAAGAAAAAAGAAGAGGAGGAAAAGAAAAAAGAAAACTCTCAGTTACCATCTCAAGGTTCATCTGGTTCGCAAAGTACATCCTCAAAACAATCATCATCTCGAAGTAATTTTCTATCTAATCCCAGTAAAAGAATTGTTCCGACTCCTAATGCAGTTGAAGATGAGGAAGACGATGTAGAATCCAATAATAATCTTAGTGAACGTGAGATTGAGGTAGAAGATCACACTGGACAAAAAACGAAAATTAAAATTAAAGATGATGGAACTACAAAGGTTGAGTTAGAAAAAGGAGAGCTTAAAATAAAA is a genomic window containing:
- a CDS encoding adenylate kinase, producing the protein MRYIERYRPKEGEGHNKILVITGVPGSGKDFLLSEAVKQGIIPSSVRMFSFGEELFAYLKTIHPQIQIRDDVRTLLTQDDVWQGVIGVIDKLIQAQPAILNTHVVYRQRESLITNPNVDKRMHPAGYLFVWSEPNQIAEWRARDISRGRPPESIDDIALHQDIALEVVSVVARHTGACLKTVWNRTDNVADNLALIQERARELTP
- the rdgB gene encoding non-canonical purine NTP pyrophosphatase — encoded protein: MKKIYFVTTNQYKFEKFTQAISIPGIEIEQLSEETPEIQAPNNRQIAEFSAWFTAQKINLPVITEDVGLYIQTLRGFPGPYLNQIEKWIETDGFLQLLLNKKDRSAYWEYAISYCEPRQTPKTFYTHQKGSIAKEAKGNSGWYMDKIFIPEGQVKTISELLDNREYVRNDDHYLQLKEYLLKLGK